From a region of the Listeria monocytogenes ATCC 19117 genome:
- a CDS encoding ABC transporter permease → MTAILATIVSSTLLMAGPLIFTALGGVYSERGGVVNIGLEGMMVMGAFSAIVFNLTFQDTFGNLTPWISLIAAMVVGGLFSLVHAVATINFRADHVISGVAINFLATGLSLFLVKVIYDKGQTDQIKYYFGKPDIPVLSDIPVIGDIFFKNIPVMSYVAILFAIASWFIIYKTRFGLRLRSVGEHPLAADTMGIKVRWMRYQGVIISGILGGLGGAVYAQSFTLDFGHATISGQGYMALAAMIFGKWNPLGAMGAAIFFGFAQCLAITGGSLPFFKDIPDVYLQIAPYVLTILALVGFIGKSEAPKADGVNYIKGK, encoded by the coding sequence ATGACAGCCATTTTAGCGACAATTGTTTCTAGTACACTGCTTATGGCAGGCCCACTAATTTTTACTGCTCTCGGGGGCGTTTATTCAGAACGAGGCGGTGTGGTTAATATTGGACTAGAAGGTATGATGGTTATGGGAGCATTCTCTGCTATCGTCTTTAACCTTACTTTCCAAGACACTTTCGGCAATTTAACTCCTTGGATTTCACTTATTGCGGCGATGGTCGTTGGGGGATTATTCTCTCTTGTACATGCTGTTGCAACTATTAACTTCCGCGCTGACCACGTAATCAGTGGTGTAGCGATTAACTTTTTAGCAACCGGTCTATCTTTATTCCTTGTAAAAGTAATTTATGATAAAGGCCAAACAGATCAAATTAAGTACTACTTTGGTAAACCGGATATTCCTGTTTTAAGTGATATTCCAGTTATTGGTGATATTTTCTTCAAAAACATTCCGGTAATGAGTTATGTGGCGATTCTATTTGCAATCGCATCTTGGTTTATTATTTATAAAACGCGTTTTGGTCTTCGTCTTCGTTCTGTAGGGGAACATCCTCTTGCAGCAGATACGATGGGAATCAAAGTTCGCTGGATGAGATACCAAGGGGTTATCATTTCTGGTATCCTTGGCGGTCTAGGTGGCGCGGTTTACGCCCAATCCTTTACACTTGATTTCGGACACGCAACTATTTCCGGTCAAGGTTATATGGCCCTTGCAGCGATGATTTTTGGTAAATGGAACCCACTTGGAGCAATGGGGGCAGCTATTTTCTTCGGATTTGCGCAATGTTTGGCAATTACCGGCGGATCGCTACCATTCTTCAAAGACATTCCAGACGTTTACTTACAAATTGCGCCTTATGTATTAACTATCTTAGCGCTTGTTGGCTTTATCGGTAAATCCGAAGCACCAAAAGCAGATGGTGTGAACTACATTAAAGGTAAATAA
- the yfmF gene encoding EF-P 5-aminopentanol modification-associated protein YfmF, whose translation MTDKIFQEKVGPVALTIVPTQKYKSNKIVFKFRAPLERETVTKRALLSILLETNSEKYPTQTAFRKQLANLYGANFYTTTAKKGNEHVLTVIFDMIDGQYVSDGIHILEDAFAFIEQALFHPNVTNGAFNDETLAREKENLKSSLEGIYDDKIRFASKRLVEEMFRDDEFRFGSAGVLEDIDAITAKDLYEYYLQFIAEDAIEIFICGDVTKEEVFPLIEKMAFAPRAERKGVFYTKEAPKVVRTIHEQQAINQGKLVLGYQTETLFGDDDFVALQLANGLLGGFANSKIFINVREKASLAYYASSRIDSFKGYMIISAGIDEVNYEQALKIIEEQVVAMKQGNFTEDELNQTKEMLINQLLETNDQAQGLIELVYNNVLRKANLDLENWIAKIKQATKEEVVAAINKIKPDTIYFLSKGGEELHGKNHI comes from the coding sequence ATGACAGACAAAATATTTCAAGAAAAAGTTGGTCCGGTTGCACTAACAATTGTTCCAACCCAAAAATATAAATCCAATAAAATTGTTTTCAAATTTCGCGCTCCATTAGAAAGAGAAACAGTAACTAAACGGGCTTTACTTTCAATATTATTAGAAACAAATAGTGAAAAATACCCAACTCAAACAGCTTTCAGAAAGCAATTAGCGAATCTTTACGGTGCTAATTTTTATACAACAACAGCTAAAAAAGGTAATGAACACGTATTAACTGTTATTTTCGATATGATTGATGGGCAATATGTATCGGACGGAATTCATATTTTGGAAGATGCTTTTGCTTTTATAGAACAAGCATTATTCCATCCAAATGTGACAAACGGCGCTTTCAATGATGAAACACTTGCTCGCGAAAAAGAGAACTTGAAAAGTAGTTTAGAAGGTATTTACGATGACAAAATTCGTTTTGCTTCTAAACGACTAGTAGAAGAAATGTTCCGCGATGATGAGTTTCGTTTTGGCTCAGCTGGCGTTTTAGAAGACATTGATGCTATCACAGCGAAAGATTTATATGAATACTACTTACAATTTATTGCAGAAGATGCTATCGAAATATTTATTTGTGGAGATGTAACAAAAGAAGAAGTATTTCCTCTTATCGAAAAAATGGCTTTTGCGCCACGTGCTGAACGAAAAGGTGTTTTTTATACAAAAGAAGCTCCAAAAGTAGTGCGTACTATTCATGAGCAACAAGCGATTAATCAAGGGAAACTTGTACTTGGTTATCAAACAGAAACCTTATTTGGAGATGATGATTTCGTTGCACTTCAACTTGCAAATGGGCTTCTTGGCGGATTTGCTAATTCGAAAATCTTTATCAACGTTCGCGAAAAAGCGAGTCTGGCTTATTATGCTTCAAGCCGAATTGATTCTTTCAAAGGTTATATGATTATTTCAGCTGGAATTGATGAAGTAAATTACGAACAAGCCTTAAAAATTATTGAAGAACAAGTAGTAGCAATGAAACAAGGCAATTTTACAGAAGATGAATTAAACCAAACAAAAGAAATGCTCATTAACCAATTGCTTGAAACAAATGATCAGGCGCAAGGTTTGATAGAACTGGTTTACAATAATGTTCTACGTAAAGCAAACTTAGACTTAGAAAATTGGATTGCGAAAATCAAACAAGCAACCAAAGAAGAAGTAGTTGCTGCTATCAATAAAATTAAACCAGATACCATTTATTTCTTAAGTAAGGGAGGAGAAGAACTTCATGGAAAAAATCACATTTGA